From Salarias fasciatus chromosome 5, fSalaFa1.1, whole genome shotgun sequence, a single genomic window includes:
- the tmcc1b gene encoding transmembrane and coiled-coil domains protein 1b isoform X1 has product MDQGSAEQSPEEPDAGGRAELEVGRRASESEHGLSKITHNALENMGALGHGLKQFFQPQRRRSSVSPHDSASSCAGAAPSEPTDVGPEVGDASASSALPLDSDNPAASAPPAALSRVLQQIRGAPPIMKRGTSLQSRRSKAGASGDPPQKGSPQIHRRSTHEVLLQTGRPRSSSTTDTPSSLAQADMLLTSGYHSTEEPDKSDRYDGSGPTVSPNALPYGADGYDVVDSTPDPQRTKQAIAQLQQKILKLTEQIKIEQTARDDNVAEYLKLANNADKQQSARIKQVFEKKNQKSAQTIQQLQRKLEHYHRKLREVEHNGIPRQPKDVFRDMHQGLKDVGAKVTGGLSSFSQATHSAAGAVVSKPREIASLIRNKFGSADNIAALKDSLDETQGDEGVGPAGARTLGTGQLQCSPKYGSDDDCSSATSGSAGANSTPGAPGGPPSSKGNTLDHAQASGFDAILHEIQELRENQGRLEESFENLKAHYQRDYTLIMEALQEERYRCERLEEQLNDLTELHQNEILNLKQELASMEEKIAYQSYERARDIQEALEACQTRISKMELQQQQQQVVQLEGLENATARTLLGKLINVLLAVMAVLLVFVSTVANCVVPLMKTRSRTLSTLLLVILLAFLWRHWDAISEYLHRFLLHPR; this is encoded by the exons ATGGATCAGGGTAGTGCTGAGCAGAGTCCAGAGGAGCCGGACGCAGGAGGTCGAGCGGAGCTGGAAGTCGGCAGGAGGGCGTCGGAGTCAGAGCACGGCTTGTCCAAAATCACCCATAATGCCCTGGAGAACATGGGAGCGTTGGGCCACGGCCTGAAGCAGTTCTTCCAGCCACAGCGCCGACGCTCCTCCGTTTCCCCACACGACTCCGCCTCGTCCTGCGCGGGCGCCGCTCCCTCCGAGCCCACCGACGTAGGGCCAGAAGTAGGGGACGCTTCCGCCTCCTCGGCCCTCCCGTTGGATTCTGACAACCCTGCCGCTTCCGCCCCTCCCGCAGCTCTGAGCCGAGTTCTGCAGCAGATCCGAGGGGCTCCACCGATCATGAAGCGAGGCACCAGCTTGCAGAGCCGCCGCAGCAAGGCGGGAGCCTCTGGGGACCCTCCCCAGAAAGGTAGCCCGCAGATCCACCGGCGCAGCACCCACGAGGTCCTGCTGCAAACCGGACGCCCACGCTCCTCCTCAACCACGGACACGCCCAGCAGTCTGGCGCAGGCCGACATGCTGCTGACCTCTGGGTACCACTCCACCGAAGAGCCCGACAAG AGTGATCGCTATGATGGCTCGGGCCCCACTGTCTCCCCCAACGCCCTCCCCTACGGCGCCGACGGGTACGACGTGGTGGACAGTACCCCGGACCCTCAGCGTACGAAGCAGGCCATcgcccagctgcagcagaaaatcCTCAAGCTCACGGAACAAATCAAGATCGAACAAACCGCCCGCGACGACAACGTGGCCGAGTACCTGAAACTGGCCAATAACGCCGACAAGCAGCAGAGTGCACGCATCAAACAggtgtttgagaagaaaaaccaaaaatcagCTCAGaccatccagcagctgcagaggaagctggagcaCTACCACCGCAAGCTCCGTGAAGTGGAGCACAACGGCATCCCTCGCCAGCCCAAAGACGTTTTCCGAGACATGCACCAGGGGCTGAAGGACGTCGGAGCCAAG GTAACGGGAGGCCTCTCCAGTTTCTCTCAGGCCACCCATTCTGCAGCAGGAGCCGTGGTGTCCAAGCCGAGAGAGATCGCGTCCCTCATCCGCAACAAGTTCGGCAGCGCCGACAACATTGCAGCCCTGAAGGACTCTTTGGACGAAACCCAGGGAGACGAGGGCGTCGGCCCCGCCGGGGCGAGGACCCTCGGGACGGGACAGTTGCAGTGCAGCCCCAAGTACGGCAGTGACGACGACTGCTCCAGCGCTacgtctggttctgcaggagcgAACAGCACCCCCGGGGCCCCCGGAGGGCCCCCCAGCTCCAAGGGCAACACCCTTGATCATGCGCAAGCCTCAGGCTTTGACGCCATCCTCCACGAAATCCAGGAGCTTCGGGAAAACCAAGGTCGACTCGAAGAGTCCTTTGAAAATTTGAAAGCTCATTACCAGCGGGATTACACCCTGATCATGGAGGCCCTGCAAGAGGAACGATACAg ATGTGAACGCTTAGAAGAACAACTCAATGACCTAACAGAGCTGCACCAGAACGAAATTCTCAACTTAAAACAGGAACTAGCCAGCATGGAGGAGAAGATTGCTTACCAGTCTTATGAAAGAGCCAGAGATATACAA GAGGCGCTGGAGGCTTGTCAGACGCGCATCTCCaagatggagctgcagcagcagcagcagcaggtggtgcagctggagggcctggagaacgCCACGGCGCGGACGCTCCTGGGAAAACTAATCAATGTGCTGCTCGCCGTCATGGCCGTCCTCCTGGTGTTCGTGTCCACGGTGGCGAACTGCGTCGTCCCCCTCATGAAAACCCGCAGTCGCACGCTCTCCACGCTGCTCCTCGTCATCCTCCTGGCCTTCCTCTGGAGGCACTGGGATGCCATTTCAGAGTACCTGCATCGCTTTCTCCTGCACCCCAGATGA
- the tmcc1b gene encoding transmembrane and coiled-coil domains protein 1b isoform X2 gives MKRGTSLQSRRSKAGASGDPPQKGSPQIHRRSTHEVLLQTGRPRSSSTTDTPSSLAQADMLLTSGYHSTEEPDKSDRYDGSGPTVSPNALPYGADGYDVVDSTPDPQRTKQAIAQLQQKILKLTEQIKIEQTARDDNVAEYLKLANNADKQQSARIKQVFEKKNQKSAQTIQQLQRKLEHYHRKLREVEHNGIPRQPKDVFRDMHQGLKDVGAKVTGGLSSFSQATHSAAGAVVSKPREIASLIRNKFGSADNIAALKDSLDETQGDEGVGPAGARTLGTGQLQCSPKYGSDDDCSSATSGSAGANSTPGAPGGPPSSKGNTLDHAQASGFDAILHEIQELRENQGRLEESFENLKAHYQRDYTLIMEALQEERYRCERLEEQLNDLTELHQNEILNLKQELASMEEKIAYQSYERARDIQEALEACQTRISKMELQQQQQQVVQLEGLENATARTLLGKLINVLLAVMAVLLVFVSTVANCVVPLMKTRSRTLSTLLLVILLAFLWRHWDAISEYLHRFLLHPR, from the exons ATGAAGCGAGGCACCAGCTTGCAGAGCCGCCGCAGCAAGGCGGGAGCCTCTGGGGACCCTCCCCAGAAAGGTAGCCCGCAGATCCACCGGCGCAGCACCCACGAGGTCCTGCTGCAAACCGGACGCCCACGCTCCTCCTCAACCACGGACACGCCCAGCAGTCTGGCGCAGGCCGACATGCTGCTGACCTCTGGGTACCACTCCACCGAAGAGCCCGACAAG AGTGATCGCTATGATGGCTCGGGCCCCACTGTCTCCCCCAACGCCCTCCCCTACGGCGCCGACGGGTACGACGTGGTGGACAGTACCCCGGACCCTCAGCGTACGAAGCAGGCCATcgcccagctgcagcagaaaatcCTCAAGCTCACGGAACAAATCAAGATCGAACAAACCGCCCGCGACGACAACGTGGCCGAGTACCTGAAACTGGCCAATAACGCCGACAAGCAGCAGAGTGCACGCATCAAACAggtgtttgagaagaaaaaccaaaaatcagCTCAGaccatccagcagctgcagaggaagctggagcaCTACCACCGCAAGCTCCGTGAAGTGGAGCACAACGGCATCCCTCGCCAGCCCAAAGACGTTTTCCGAGACATGCACCAGGGGCTGAAGGACGTCGGAGCCAAG GTAACGGGAGGCCTCTCCAGTTTCTCTCAGGCCACCCATTCTGCAGCAGGAGCCGTGGTGTCCAAGCCGAGAGAGATCGCGTCCCTCATCCGCAACAAGTTCGGCAGCGCCGACAACATTGCAGCCCTGAAGGACTCTTTGGACGAAACCCAGGGAGACGAGGGCGTCGGCCCCGCCGGGGCGAGGACCCTCGGGACGGGACAGTTGCAGTGCAGCCCCAAGTACGGCAGTGACGACGACTGCTCCAGCGCTacgtctggttctgcaggagcgAACAGCACCCCCGGGGCCCCCGGAGGGCCCCCCAGCTCCAAGGGCAACACCCTTGATCATGCGCAAGCCTCAGGCTTTGACGCCATCCTCCACGAAATCCAGGAGCTTCGGGAAAACCAAGGTCGACTCGAAGAGTCCTTTGAAAATTTGAAAGCTCATTACCAGCGGGATTACACCCTGATCATGGAGGCCCTGCAAGAGGAACGATACAg ATGTGAACGCTTAGAAGAACAACTCAATGACCTAACAGAGCTGCACCAGAACGAAATTCTCAACTTAAAACAGGAACTAGCCAGCATGGAGGAGAAGATTGCTTACCAGTCTTATGAAAGAGCCAGAGATATACAA GAGGCGCTGGAGGCTTGTCAGACGCGCATCTCCaagatggagctgcagcagcagcagcagcaggtggtgcagctggagggcctggagaacgCCACGGCGCGGACGCTCCTGGGAAAACTAATCAATGTGCTGCTCGCCGTCATGGCCGTCCTCCTGGTGTTCGTGTCCACGGTGGCGAACTGCGTCGTCCCCCTCATGAAAACCCGCAGTCGCACGCTCTCCACGCTGCTCCTCGTCATCCTCCTGGCCTTCCTCTGGAGGCACTGGGATGCCATTTCAGAGTACCTGCATCGCTTTCTCCTGCACCCCAGATGA
- the LOC115388091 gene encoding protein B4-like, whose translation MFFSSDAAAARKPPAHPTTAVMVKEAIKMLDSRKGVSSQAIQSYIKQTYPSVDPVRLKHLVRNGLRKGLENGTLVRPANSTVPAGATGKFRLGPETKKSKSENKDPNVTKAPKADKEKPKPKKGGIVSMMEISLQ comes from the exons atgtttttctcttcagatgCTGCAGCAGCGCGGAAACCTCCAGCTCATCCCACCACAGCGGTCATGGTGAAGGAGGCAATTAAAATGCTGGACTCGCGCAAAGGTGTGTCCTCCCAAGCGATTCAGAGCTACATCAAGCAGACGTACCCCTCAGTGGACCCGGTCCGGCTGAAGCACTTGGTGCGCAATGGCTTAAGAAAAGGACTGGAAAATGGCACTCTAGTGAGGCCCGCCAACTCCACCGTCCCTGCAGGAGCCACAGGGAAATTTAGG CTGGGCCCTGAAACCAAAAAGTCCAAATCCGAGAACAAGGACCCAAATGTGACGAAGGCCCCAAAAGCTGACAAAGAGAAACCAAAGCCCAAGAAAGGAGGTATAGTTTCAATGATGGAGATCAGTCTGCAATGA